Proteins from a genomic interval of Rhodothermus marinus:
- a CDS encoding sugar phosphate nucleotidyltransferase, translating into MERPLKGIVLAGGTGSRLYPLTKVTNKHLLPVGRYPMIYHPLIRMRRVGIREVAVVTSPEHMGDVVNLLGSGRDFGLDLTYRVQDEPGGIAQAIGLCERFVDGDPFLVILGDNILSEDLHDEVAAYQEQLRRDGGGARVLLKEVPDPERYGVPRIEGDRIVEIIEKPARPPSRYAVTGIYFYDAYAFEVIRHLKPSARGELEVSDVSNAYIARGQLSYGILKGWWGDAGTIEGWHEANRLARDLIYEELENLRPNRR; encoded by the coding sequence ATGGAACGCCCGCTCAAAGGGATCGTGCTGGCCGGCGGTACGGGCAGCCGTCTCTATCCGCTGACGAAGGTCACGAACAAGCACCTGCTGCCCGTCGGCCGCTATCCGATGATCTACCATCCGCTGATCCGGATGCGTCGTGTGGGCATCCGGGAAGTGGCCGTCGTGACCAGCCCCGAACACATGGGCGACGTGGTCAACCTGCTGGGCAGCGGCCGCGACTTCGGGCTGGACCTGACCTACCGTGTGCAGGACGAGCCCGGCGGCATCGCCCAGGCCATCGGGCTGTGCGAGCGCTTCGTCGACGGCGACCCGTTCCTGGTCATCCTCGGCGACAACATCCTCTCGGAAGACCTGCACGACGAGGTAGCCGCCTACCAGGAGCAACTGCGGCGCGACGGGGGCGGCGCGCGTGTGCTGCTGAAAGAAGTGCCCGACCCGGAGCGCTACGGCGTGCCCCGCATCGAAGGCGATCGGATCGTGGAGATCATCGAAAAGCCGGCCCGGCCGCCCAGCCGTTATGCCGTCACCGGCATCTACTTCTACGATGCCTATGCCTTCGAAGTCATCCGCCACCTGAAGCCCAGTGCCCGGGGCGAACTGGAGGTGAGCGACGTCAGCAACGCCTATATTGCCCGCGGCCAGCTCTCCTACGGCATTCTGAAGGGCTGGTGGGGCGATGCCGGCACGATCGAAGGCTGGCACGAGGCCAACCGCCTGGCCCGGGATCTGATCTACGAAGAGCTGGAAAACCTGCGTCCGAATCGGCGATGA